Genomic DNA from Flavobacterium sp. N502540:
CTCTTTACTCTTTACTCTTTACTCTTTACTCTTTACTCTTTACTCTTTACTCTTTACTCTTTACTCTTCACTCTTTTACATCTTACCCTTTTTGTTCAATACCTCTAACTTTTCATCTAAATATTTGACAAACTCTTCTTTCGATTTAATTCCGTTTGGCTCTTGTTCCCAGGCGCCTAAAAAGTAAAAAGAAGTTGCTTTTGTAGTAGACTTAAATACTAAAAGATAATCTAAATCTGTATCGGGAGTATTTTCGATGGTATTAATTTGATAAAAAATGGCCATTCCTAATTTGTCCGGAACTAATGATTGCTGACCATACGTGGCCAGATAAGCCCATTTTTTATTTTTGCTTTCTTTTTTAAGAAGCTCCGTATTTTTCTGTTTTACAATTCCGGTACAGATTCCTTTAATTTCTTTGGATGCCTGAATGGTATGCTGCGTGTACAGTTCATTTGGTTTAATGGTCAAAACTGAGGTAAAATCAATTTTATCCGAAGCCGTTTTCCATCCATAATATTGCACTTTTACCCCTGATTCATTGGTTTTGTTTACTACTGTTGCAATAGTTGAATCTACTTCATAGAAATGCAATTTTTCATTGTTTAAGTAGCGGTCTATGGATCCTATCCCGATCCCTTTTCCTGCTTTTAAAATATCGGCTCCCCAATCGCTCATCTCATGATAGGAATCAAAATTATCCTGACCTACTTTTGGCAAAACAATTTCTGATGTTTTTTTACCAAAAATGTCAATCGCATTTCGCCAGTCTAAATACAAACGATATCCAATTCGATTGCTCTCCCAACCCGGTCCTTCGTAACGAATGTCAAAAGAATGGTCTGTATGCTCCGGTGCCAGTTTAAGTCTGTCCACATTTTTAAATACAGTTCCTCCGATATATTTACGGGCTTCCCATTTTCCATCTGTTTTAGCAGAAATTTCGGCATACGTTTTTGCGGTTTTCATATCATATTTCTGTGCCTTAACCGCTGTAATACCGACTAAAAGTAAGGTTGCTATTGTGATTTTTGTTTTCATTTTTACTGTAATTGTTTAAATATTCTGTCTAAAAATTGTGTTGTATATTGAACCGTTTCCTCAAACCATGGCTGAAAAAACCAAAAGGAATGTGGTGAATCTTTTATTGTTCTGACCTCATTGTAGATCTTATTTTCGTTTAAAATTGCAATCATATCCTCTCTGCCTGCATGAAACCGATCAAAACTGCTGTTGATGAACAGTATTGGCGGAGTGTTTTTATCGGTATGGCTTAACGCCGATGCTTTTTCCCAGTTCTCCCGTTTTTCCTGATAAGTGCCGTTTAACCAAAAAGCAGCCATTTCTCCTTCTTCCGATTCCGGATGCTTAAAGGCTAAAATTCCATCTACATCAATTATTGCGTTCACTTTTGCTGAGGATCTACTCTTGTTCGCAGGATCTTCAAAAGCGGAATTTTTATTTGTTGTACCAATCAAAGCTGCCATCTGACCTCCTGAAGAGCATCCAAGTACGGCAATTTTGTTTGGATCTACATGAAATTCTTTCGCATTATCTTTTATAAATTTAATGGCATTTTTTACATCATAAACCGCCTGTGGATATTTTGCTTCGGGCGATAATTGGTATTCTATTGCAAAACAGGAATATCCTTTTGAACTGATTTCCTGCCCCAAAACCTGCATCTGATTTTTATTCCCCGATTTCCAGCCTCCCCCGTGAATCAAAATTACTCCCGGATTTGTATTTTCAGTTTTGTTCCAATAGGCGTCGAGATGTAATGCTCTGTTTTGACTCTTGTGATAGATTATATTCTCCATTTGAATCACATTTGCCCTGTTTTTCGCTACTGCTATTTTTATAAACGGATATTTCTTAATCAATTTAGTATACGTACTATTTACGGTATAAGAAGTATCTGCAATAATATGATTCTGTGCCAGAACTATATTCGAAAAGAGCCACAAAACAATCCCTATTCTTTTCATTTTACTTATCTGATTTATTCGTTAAGAAAGGAGCCCGATTCAGGATCAGGCCCCTTTTTAACTTCCTCAAAAAAACGTAACCTCAAAATTTTTAAAACCACTAATCATAAAAACCTTTTTAATAAGCCGGGTTTTGAGGGTAATTTTTACTTCTGTTCAAATCTAATGCTGATTGTGGTATTGGTCTTAAAATTTTAAGATTACCATTTTGTCCGTTAAATACGTTGGCATTGGTGATTTTAGGATTGTATAAAACTGCTCTTTGTACCAATGTACCGGTACGTTTCAAATCGAACCAACGGTGGTATTCTCCTAATAGTTCTCTACCCCTTTCATCTAATATGGTGTTGATATCAATAGTCGTCATTACCGGAATTGCTCCTACAACTCCGCCTCCTGCTCTTCTTCTTACTTCATTCAAACGGGTTAAAGCTGTCGCTGGCTGACCTGCTTTAAAGTAAGCTTCGGCGGCAACCAGATAGGTTTCTCCCAGCCTTGCTACAATAAAATCACGGGTACTGCTTCTGTTGGTTGCCGGTGTGATAGGTGTTGAGTTATAGTTTGCACTGGTTGCACCGCTGTATGGTGCATTTGGATCGTCGAATTTACGAACCGGAATCAGGTTATAGTCACCACCTGAAGCGGCAGCCGAAGAATAAGTTCCCCAATTGTGATATCTGAAAGTTGCTGCATTGGCTTTTCTTGAAGCATTAGCCGTATTCCATGCCGCTCTGTCGGCCAAAGTAAACCAGCGTGGCTCGTAAAAATCTGTAATTTTCAAAGCCGTTTTGTCGGTTACGGTATAAAAATCGTAGTATCGGCTGTAGATTTCGGTCATGAAGGTATTTTCCCAACGTTTATCGCCCTGCTCATACAATGATAATGCGTAAACTGTAGGACAAAGTGTGTAACTTCTGTTTGGATATGGGTTACCTGCTGCTGCTGCACCTAAGTACGAGCTAAACCAGTAGTTTTGTGAACTTCCCAAAGCGGTTACCCCTGTAGCATTTGAAGCTACAGAAAACTGAACGGAAAAAATGGTTTCGGCATTCATCTCGTTCCCCGGTTTTACCACATCTGCAAAAGACACATTAAGTGCTTGTCCGGCAATTACCTGATCTGCTAAAGAAGCTGCAGTAGTAAAATCTGCAGGTGTTCCAAAAGTTTCGTAACCTTTAGTCAAATATACTTTTGCTAATAAATCCTGAACGGCTCTTTTATTCACTCTTCCTGTATAAGCCCCTGTACCCACTGCCGGAAGTGCTTCGTTAAGGTCTTTTAAAATTTGTGTGTATACTTCTTCTGCTGAATTTCTGTCGAAAGAGGTAACAGCAGTATTAATATTCTCTAATACAATCGGAACACCTCCGTAAGTCTGAACCAAAAGGAAATAAGCATTTGCTCTTAAAAATTTCAGTTCCCCCACTCTTGTATCTACTGTACTTGCTTTTTCGGTAAGGGTTGAATAATACAATCCTTTGTTGGCTTGCTGAATGGCCATGTAACAAGTTCTGTACAATAAATCTACTCCAGCTGACGAAGAAGAAAGGGTTAAATATTTTGCCAATCCTTCCGGTTCCTGATTTCTTCCTTCAGAGTACATATCGGTACCTGCTTCAAACAGCCACGGATCACCGCCGTATATATCTTTTAAAGTGGCATAATTGGTGTTGACCAATGACTCAAACCCGGGAGCAGTAAGAAAATATTGTTCTGCCGAACCAAAGGCACGGTTGTCTTCTTCGATAAAATTGGAGCACGAATTGAATGTCGTCGCCAGTATTGCTATAACTACTACTATTTTTTTCATTTTTCTTAATTTAAAATTTTAAACTTAATCCCATCTGAACGGTCCTTGTCGCCACACGATTCACTGCTAATGCTGCAGTTGCCCATTCAGGGTCATATCCTTCGTAATTGGTAAATACAAAAGGATTCAACACATTCACATAAAGTCTTAAACTTTTAATTTTCAATTTATTTACTAAATCCGAATCAAAACTATACCCAAAAGCGATGTTTTGTACTTTTACAAATGAAGCGTCTTTGTAGAATGCTACGTTATTGGTATCATAATAAACCCCTGCTCCACGTGGTAACGGATTTGTATTGGAATACTGAGCCGCAATACCTGCTCCATTAGCCGGAATATACCAGTCTCCAAGATCTAATTTTTGACGTCCTCTGTCGGTAACATCTGCAAAGTTGTCGTGGAATCCACTAAAGACAGTCATTCCCTGATTGGTGATTAACGACATTGACAAATCAAATTGTTTTACTTTTAAAGTGGTAGAGAAACTTCCAGACCATTTAGGATCGTAGTTTCCTAAAATAGCTCTGTCGTTATTGGCGTCAATTTTACCATCGTTGTTTAAATCTTTTACTTTTGCTTCTCCCGGTTTCTGACCATAAGAAAGGGCTTGCGCTGCTTCACTTTCCTGCCATACTCCATCGAAAACATAATTGTAATAAGAGTGCACATTTTCTCCAATAAATAAATTGTTTCCAACATCACTTACCTGATCCTGGCCATAAATTGACTCCAGTTTGTTTACGTTTTTAGTAAAAGTGAAGCTGGTCTCCCAGGTAACATTTTCAGTTTGAATATTTTTAGTAATCAGCGCCACCTCAATACCTTTGTTTCTGATAGAACCTACATTAGAAGTAATAGTTGGTACTCCGATTTCTAATGGAAGGGCTTGTTGAAACAATAAATCTTTAGACAAACGATTGTAAACATCTACACTACCAGAAATTCTATTGTGAGCAAATCCGAAATCCAAACCTAAATTCACCTCTTTTGTTTTCTCCCAGGTCAGATTGGTATTTCCTAAACTTGAAGTAGTAAACCCATTGGCAATTGTACCATTAAAATCATAGTAAGCAGGATTTTTTAAAACAGTTAAACTTGAATAAGGGCTAACGTTATCGTTTCCAGTATAACCGATACTTCCTCTTAATTTAAAATTAGAAACAAAATCTAATTTTTTCATGAATCCTTCTTCATGAACATTCCATCCTAAAGCTACAGAAGGGAAAGCAGTCCATTTATTATTTTCAGCCAAAACAGATGATCCGTCATAACGTACCGAAGCTGTGAGCAAGTAACGTCCCTTATACCCATAATTGAAACGGGCTGCATACGACTCTAAAGTATTTTTAGAGTACGGAGTGAACACTCCCGAAGGAATTAAAGCAATGGTACCGCTTGATGGTGTCAAAGAGTAAGTAGACTGAACTCCTGAACCTAAATTGTAAAAACTGGTTTCAAAAGGGTTTTCTCTTGACGCTGAAAAGTACGTTTCGGTAGTATTAGAATAGAAACTCTGAAGACCTAAAAAGCTAAAAACATGGTCTTTATTCAACGTGTAATTGATGTTAAACTGATTGTCCCACGTATAATTAAAATTGTTCACATTGGTTAAGTCACCGGATGGCAAACTTTTATTTTTAAGACCGAAATCCGTTTGAGCGCCAAATGATCTTCCTTCTCTCGCATCCATTTTTCCTGCTGAAAAAGTAGATCGAAACGATAACCAGCTGTTGATTTTATACTCTCCGAAGATATTCCCAAGGGTAGTAAATCTTTCTATTTCGTCTGTTGAATTTGCAATTTCTAAAAGCGGATTGTAAGAACCTGTTTTGTTAATCGCTAAATTTCCGTTAGGATATCTTAACGTTCCCGGCTGTTGCGCATAAGTTCCAACAATTTCATTACCAGCCGCGTCTATAGCCCAAGGCGAAGTATATGGATTTTGCCTGAAAGCTTCCTGCATGGCTGTTGGGCTCCCCAGCTGTTCAGAGGTCTTAGAAATAGTAAGATTAACTCCAAATGAAATTTTATCGTTTATTTTATGACTTAAACCTGCTTTAAAATTGTATTTATCAATTCCTTCATTGTCAATTACTCCCGTTTCTTTCTGAGCTCCGAGACCAATGTTGTATGACAGTCCGTTATCAGCACGACCGGAAACATTTAAGTAATTGTTTTGCATCATTCCACCTTTAAGAACCGCATCCTGCCAGTTGTAGCTTTGATTGTTAGCTACTCTCTGAAATAACACCGGGTTTGTACCGGCCTGCCCTACAGCAGCATTCAATTCTGTTGCATCAATATCGTTATAGGTTGGATTGGTTGCTGAAATAGTAGTTGCCAAAAATGCCGATTGGTGATAATACCACCATTTTTCAGGACTCATTAATTTTGGTAATCTTACTGCCTCTTTGTTACCGTAAGAGCTGTCAAATGTAACGGTAACACCAGACTTAGCACTTGTTCCGCTTTTGGTCGTTACAATGATAACCCCGCTTCCTCCTCTGGAACCATAGATGGCCGCAGAAGATGCGTCTTTCAATACGTCCATTCTCGCGATGTCCTGCGGATTCAGGAAGTCAATATTGTCTGTTGGTACGCCATCCACTACAAAAAGAGGTTTAGAACCGTCTTTATTGATCGAGTTTGTTCCTCTGATCACAACGTTAAAACCGTCACCAATACGGCCACTGTTTGAAGTTACCTGAACTCCCGCAATACCTCCTTGAATGGCTTCCATCGGATTTGTAACGTTTCTTTCGGTAATTTTAGCTGCCGACAAAGTATTGACTGCTCCGGTAAGGTCTGTTTTCTTTGCGGTACCATATCCTACAACCACTACTTCATTTAGCGAATTGGATTGTTCAACCAGGCTCACATTCACTTTCGATTTTCCTGCAATGCTTACTTCTTGTGTCTGAAAGCCTAAGTAGCTTATAATTAAAATCGCTTTATTATTGGTCACATTCAATTTAAAACTTCCTTCAAAATCTGTAGAGGTTCCGTTTTTAGTTCCCTTTTCCTGAATGTTTACACCAGGCAATGATAATCCCGCAGCATCTGTAATTTTCCCCTCCACTATAGTCGATTGCGCATAAGTTGCACTGCTCAACAAAAAATTCAGGAAAAATAAAAATACAAGACTGTATTTTATTTTTTTCTTTAATAATTGTTTGGTATTCATAGTTTTTTAAAATGGTTTGGTTAATTGATAGTTTTTAATTTGTAAGTTATTCTACTTTTTTTTCATTGATATACGTATTAATAAATTGTATGTTCTTCACATTTTTAAGCAAATGCACTGAATCTACTTTTTGAATGACAACATTTATAAGGGTAATATTTTCCACAGGAGATTGCTCATAGCCTTCTGCCCACACTCCATATTTCCCTCCATTTTTGACGTTTATATTCTCCAGGCTGATATTTCTGATGATTGG
This window encodes:
- a CDS encoding DUF4861 domain-containing protein, which produces MKTKITIATLLLVGITAVKAQKYDMKTAKTYAEISAKTDGKWEARKYIGGTVFKNVDRLKLAPEHTDHSFDIRYEGPGWESNRIGYRLYLDWRNAIDIFGKKTSEIVLPKVGQDNFDSYHEMSDWGADILKAGKGIGIGSIDRYLNNEKLHFYEVDSTIATVVNKTNESGVKVQYYGWKTASDKIDFTSVLTIKPNELYTQHTIQASKEIKGICTGIVKQKNTELLKKESKNKKWAYLATYGQQSLVPDKLGMAIFYQINTIENTPDTDLDYLLVFKSTTKATSFYFLGAWEQEPNGIKSKEEFVKYLDEKLEVLNKKGKM
- a CDS encoding alpha/beta hydrolase — its product is MKRIGIVLWLFSNIVLAQNHIIADTSYTVNSTYTKLIKKYPFIKIAVAKNRANVIQMENIIYHKSQNRALHLDAYWNKTENTNPGVILIHGGGWKSGNKNQMQVLGQEISSKGYSCFAIEYQLSPEAKYPQAVYDVKNAIKFIKDNAKEFHVDPNKIAVLGCSSGGQMAALIGTTNKNSAFEDPANKSRSSAKVNAIIDVDGILAFKHPESEEGEMAAFWLNGTYQEKRENWEKASALSHTDKNTPPILFINSSFDRFHAGREDMIAILNENKIYNEVRTIKDSPHSFWFFQPWFEETVQYTTQFLDRIFKQLQ
- a CDS encoding RagB/SusD family nutrient uptake outer membrane protein; protein product: MKKIVVVIAILATTFNSCSNFIEEDNRAFGSAEQYFLTAPGFESLVNTNYATLKDIYGGDPWLFEAGTDMYSEGRNQEPEGLAKYLTLSSSSAGVDLLYRTCYMAIQQANKGLYYSTLTEKASTVDTRVGELKFLRANAYFLLVQTYGGVPIVLENINTAVTSFDRNSAEEVYTQILKDLNEALPAVGTGAYTGRVNKRAVQDLLAKVYLTKGYETFGTPADFTTAASLADQVIAGQALNVSFADVVKPGNEMNAETIFSVQFSVASNATGVTALGSSQNYWFSSYLGAAAAGNPYPNRSYTLCPTVYALSLYEQGDKRWENTFMTEIYSRYYDFYTVTDKTALKITDFYEPRWFTLADRAAWNTANASRKANAATFRYHNWGTYSSAAASGGDYNLIPVRKFDDPNAPYSGATSANYNSTPITPATNRSSTRDFIVARLGETYLVAAEAYFKAGQPATALTRLNEVRRRAGGGVVGAIPVMTTIDINTILDERGRELLGEYHRWFDLKRTGTLVQRAVLYNPKITNANVFNGQNGNLKILRPIPQSALDLNRSKNYPQNPAY
- a CDS encoding SusC/RagA family TonB-linked outer membrane protein codes for the protein MNTKQLLKKKIKYSLVFLFFLNFLLSSATYAQSTIVEGKITDAAGLSLPGVNIQEKGTKNGTSTDFEGSFKLNVTNNKAILIISYLGFQTQEVSIAGKSKVNVSLVEQSNSLNEVVVVGYGTAKKTDLTGAVNTLSAAKITERNVTNPMEAIQGGIAGVQVTSNSGRIGDGFNVVIRGTNSINKDGSKPLFVVDGVPTDNIDFLNPQDIARMDVLKDASSAAIYGSRGGSGVIIVTTKSGTSAKSGVTVTFDSSYGNKEAVRLPKLMSPEKWWYYHQSAFLATTISATNPTYNDIDATELNAAVGQAGTNPVLFQRVANNQSYNWQDAVLKGGMMQNNYLNVSGRADNGLSYNIGLGAQKETGVIDNEGIDKYNFKAGLSHKINDKISFGVNLTISKTSEQLGSPTAMQEAFRQNPYTSPWAIDAAGNEIVGTYAQQPGTLRYPNGNLAINKTGSYNPLLEIANSTDEIERFTTLGNIFGEYKINSWLSFRSTFSAGKMDAREGRSFGAQTDFGLKNKSLPSGDLTNVNNFNYTWDNQFNINYTLNKDHVFSFLGLQSFYSNTTETYFSASRENPFETSFYNLGSGVQSTYSLTPSSGTIALIPSGVFTPYSKNTLESYAARFNYGYKGRYLLTASVRYDGSSVLAENNKWTAFPSVALGWNVHEEGFMKKLDFVSNFKLRGSIGYTGNDNVSPYSSLTVLKNPAYYDFNGTIANGFTTSSLGNTNLTWEKTKEVNLGLDFGFAHNRISGSVDVYNRLSKDLLFQQALPLEIGVPTITSNVGSIRNKGIEVALITKNIQTENVTWETSFTFTKNVNKLESIYGQDQVSDVGNNLFIGENVHSYYNYVFDGVWQESEAAQALSYGQKPGEAKVKDLNNDGKIDANNDRAILGNYDPKWSGSFSTTLKVKQFDLSMSLITNQGMTVFSGFHDNFADVTDRGRQKLDLGDWYIPANGAGIAAQYSNTNPLPRGAGVYYDTNNVAFYKDASFVKVQNIAFGYSFDSDLVNKLKIKSLRLYVNVLNPFVFTNYEGYDPEWATAALAVNRVATRTVQMGLSLKF